Proteins encoded within one genomic window of Pygocentrus nattereri isolate fPygNat1 chromosome 9, fPygNat1.pri, whole genome shotgun sequence:
- the LOC108411827 gene encoding interferon-induced very large GTPase 1-like, which yields MNECEDTLQRLKNLKRVNEREIEQQTTQLQEQKIKIGTQKEETERQEREIQTNARIIKQARRKKQTLEKLIQTEEKQQQVKTEKFQKQVTELEKQKKLLEQSVTLMRYKEKRKREELREKQREEQRGIREKDVQILQDIYDQLDSRCSSSTYMQNCDTEEVLRVELRNFVEKMKMEFQRSSEEMEVQKKAQEQTERIKVQEHSKNDEQDDASQDAASSNDKVFEESLSQRSFSVKMEDSNSQDIRKSALKSLTDILQHLNLDSFYPNKLTVKSIFTIGSPKEEQLNSNMAFSHLQKLLMLNYKVRCITDENEKQNCTLSTKTSGNCDRKDVDWMSDSMNDNGSNYRAKCEITAKGIPQSVSEISNENDNLDEFLSGKNDSNNAKEKEKIHSMDVQMAVFHCADSFLRQYMVTKLSSCQYALPLLVPSPTSSDIELPIWTFRQIKKTWKPACGSSTTMPVCQVKTLMVFFCRLGSVSTSKSQLLNSVINPNHDTFFHRDSPGSSRNSLFIEGLVEIAWYCPAGNTDDLFSDITAFCNLHGDALDHRKQTDFLAERATVNVVLMQNMKLNDEGRKLLHMLHKSPKPLICLVSDLQKGPLKIGHGLNIKIGLRGRNQDDLKNELTSAIKFGLQKFNFSQTFSLEKSSKLAKQSGFKTDEDRYCQEGKNRARRVIKLLEEEKCSEIKVTFLPCQGKLWHDWSRKNKELHHLHRENRQLNRDAKLAEMKELRAKQRGINLKFINCFVNNLLSKNTHQPWYFVQWTSYFIDEKFSDQVSQVHLKYNSKWLEVQRLKKTQGKSEELKVLQKQLEEVSEELDTVTFGLEHIFREMGQIYEAWAAVPEEMGADVSAFPAVAADLLISGHPLELMDGDAAHVPLTWIESVLDKVTERLGDQRVFVLSVLGLQSTGKSTMLNTMFGLQFAVRAGRCTRGVFMQLLRVKEEVKEQLNFDYLFVLDTEGLKSLELAGKSTVSHDNELATFIICLANMTLINIFGENPAEIQGILQIVIQAILRMKNLKVNPSCMFVHQNITDLTSAEKNMEGRRQLQEKLDEITVSVAKEERCDVECFNDVIRFNIQIDVHYFAQLWEGNPPMAPPNPHYSESAERLKQAIFTAAAQEKAMRLSEFKVQIKELWNAVLKEDFLFSFKNSLAIAVYQKNIAHKH from the exons ATGAACGAGTGTGAAGACACCTTACAAAGACTAAAGAATCTGAAACGGGTAAAcgagagagaaatagagcaaCAAACCACTCAGCTTCAGGAACAGAAGATAAAGATTGGTACACAGAAggaggagacagaaagacaggagagagaaatCCAAACAAATGCCAGAATTATAAAACAAGCaaggaggaaaaaacagacaCTGGAAAAACTGATACAGACTGAAGAGAAACAACAACaggtaaaaactgaaaagtttCAGAAACAGGTCACTgagctggaaaaacaaaagaaactacTTGAACAAAGTGTGACTTTAATGAGatacaaagagaagagaaagagagaagagctTAGAGAAAAGCAGAGGGAAGAGCAGAGAGGCATCAGAGAGAAAGATGTCCAGATTCTGCAGGACATTTATGACCAGCTGGACAGCAGATGTTCCTCATCAACCTACATGCAAAACTGTGACACAGAGGAAGTCTTAAGAGTTGAACTGAGAAACTTTGTTGAGAAGATGAAGATGGAGTTTCAGAGGAGTTCAGAGGAGATGGAAGTTCAGAAAAAGGCACaggaacaaacagaaagaataaaGGTGCAAGAACACAGTAAGAATGATGAACAAG ATGATGCTTCACAAGATGCTGCAAGCAGTAATGATAAg GTCTTTGAAGAAAGTCTTTCACAAAGGTCTTTCAGTGTAAAAATGGAAGATTCAAACTCACAGGACATCAGAAAGTCAGCTCTGAAAAGTCTTACGGACATTCTGCAGCATCTCAATCTAGACAGTTTCTATCCCAACAAACTGACTGTTAAGTCTATCTTCACCATTGGTAGCCCAAAGGAGGAACAGTTAAACAGCAATATGGCTTTTAGTCACCTGCAGAAACTCCTGATGCTGAACTACAAAGTGAGATGCATTacagatgaaaatgaaaagcaaaactgTACCCTGTCCACAAAAACAAGTGGAAATTGTGACAGAAAAGATGTTGATTGGATGTCTGATTCCATGAATGATAATGGCAGTAACTACAGAGCTAAATGTGAGATTACTGCCAAGGGCATACCACAATCGGTCAGTGAAAtatcaaatgaaaatgataatCTGGATGAATTCCTCAGTGGAAAGAACGACTCTAATAATgctaaagaaaaggaaaagattcATTCAATGGATGTCCAGATGGCAGTTTTCCACTGTGCAGATAGTTTCCTGAGGCAATACATGGTGACTAAACTCTCCTCCTGCCAGTACGCTTTGCCACTGCTGGTGCCCAGTCCTACATCTTCAGACATTGAACTCCCTATCTGGACATTTCGGCAGATCAAGAAAACCTGGAAGCCAGCCTGTGGCTCCAGCACAACAATGCCAGTCTGTCAGGTTAAAACTTTGATGGTGTTTTTCTGCAGGCTGGGCTCTGTTTCTACTTCCAAATCTCAGctgctgaattcagtgattaatCCAAACCATGACACCTTCTTCCACAGAGACAGTCCAGGCAGCAGCAGGAACAGCCTGTTCATAGAAGGACTGGTGGAGATTGCCTGGTACTGTCCTGCAGGAAACACTGATGACCTTTTCAGTGACATTACTGCATTCTGCAATCTTCATGGTGACGCTCTAgatcacagaaaacaaacagatttTCTAGCTGAAAGAGCCACGGTCAACGTTGTCTTGATGCAAAATATGAAGCTAAATGATGAAGGACGAAAGCTCTTACACATGCTTCACAAGTCTCCAAAGCCTCTTATCTGTCTTGTCAGTGATCTGCAAAAAGGTCCACTTAAGATTGGTCATGGGCTGAATATCAAAATAGGACTGAGGGGTAGAAACCAGGATGACTTAAAAAATGAACTGACCAGTGCAATTAAATTTGGTTTGCAGAAGTTTAATTTTAGTCAGACCTTCAGCCTGGAGAAAAGCTCAAAACTAGCGAAACAATCTGGATTTAAAACTGATGAAGACAGATATTGTCAGGAGGGGAAGAACAGAGCTCGAAGGGTTATTAAACTTTtggaagaagaaaaatgttctGAAATAAAGGTTACGTTTCTGCCCTGTCAAGGGAAACTGTGGCATGACtggagcaggaaaaacaaagaGCTTCATCATTTGCACAGAGAAAATCGACAGCTGAACAGGGATGCTAAACTGGCAGAAATGAAGGAATTAAGGGCCAAACAGCGAGGCATCAACCTCAAATTCATCAACTGTTTTGTAAACAACCTactgtcaaaaaacacacatcagCCATGGTACTTTGTCCAGTGGACCAGTTATTTTATTGATGAGAAGTTTTCAGACCAGGTTTCTCAAGTTCATCTGAAATACAACAGCAAATGGCTTGAAGTGCAGAGGTTGAAAAAAACACAAGGAAAGTCTGAGGAGCTGAAGGTCCTGCAGAAACAGCTAGAAGAAGTTTCAGAGGAGCTGGACACAGTGACATTTGGCCTTGAGCACATTTTCAGGGAAATGGGTCAGATTTATGAGGCCTGGGCTGCAGTGCCTGAAGAAATGGGGGCAGATGTTTCTGCTTTCCCTGCTGTGGCTGCAGACCTCCTGATCTCTGGACATCCACTGGAGCTGATGGATGGAGATGCTGCTCATGTCCCTCTGACCTGGATAGAATCTGTTCTGGACAAGGTCACTGAGAGACTGGGAGACCAGAGAGTCTTTGTGCTGTCTGTTCTGGGTCTGCAGAGCACAGGAAAGTCCACCATGCTGAACACCATGTTTGGACTGCAGTTTGCTGTGAGAGCTGGCAGATGCACAAGAGGTGTGttcatgcagctgctcagagtGAAAGAAGAGGTTAAAGAACAGCTGAACTTTGACTACCTGTTTGTACTTGACACTGAAGGACTTAAGTCTTTAGAGCTGGCTGGCAAATCAACAGTCAGTCATGACAATGAACTGGCCACTTTCATCATTTGCCTTGCAAATATGACCCTGATAAACATATTTGGAGAAAATCCTGCAGAAATTCAGGGAATCCTTCAGATTGTCATTCAGGCCATCCTCAGAATGAAGAATCTCAAAGTCAATCCAAGCTGCATGTTTGTCCATCAGAATATTACAGACCTCACATCTGCAGAAAAGAACATGGAGGGAAGGAGACAATTGCAGGAAAAATTGGATGAAATAACAGTTTCAGTCGCAAAAGAAGAAAGGTGTGATGTAGAGTGTTTTAATGATGTGATCAGATTCAACATACAGATAGATGTGCATTACTTTGCTCAGCTATGGGAGGGAAACCCCCCCATGGCCCCACCAAACCCACATTACAGTGAGAGTGCGGAGAGGCTTAAACAGGCCATTTTCACAGCTGCAGCGCAGGAGAAAGCTATGAGATTGTCAGAATTCAAAGTCCAGATAAAAGAGCTGTGGAATGCAGTTCTGAAAGAAGACTTTCTTTTTAGCTTCAAAAACAGCTTGGCGATTGCAGTATACCAGAAAAACATTGCACACAAGCATTGA